In Quercus robur chromosome 11, dhQueRobu3.1, whole genome shotgun sequence, the following proteins share a genomic window:
- the LOC126705418 gene encoding DEAD-box ATP-dependent RNA helicase 35: MEEEDDYVEYIPVAKRRAMEAQKILQRKGKSSSLEEEMEKSKLAEAKPSLLVKASQLKREQPEISPTEQIVQQEKEMIEHLSDRKTLMSVRELAKGITYTEPLLTGWKPPLPIRRMSKNECDAIRKQWHIIVDGLDIPPPIKDFKNMRFPEPILKMLKSKGIVRPTPIQVQGLPVILSGRDMIGIAFTGSGKTLVFVLPMIMVALQEEIIMPIVPGEGPFGLIICPSRELARQTYEVVEQFLAPMREAGYPELRPLLCIGGVDMRSQLEIVKKGVHIVVATPGRLKDMLAKKKMSLDNCRYLTLDEADRLVDLGFEDDIREVFDHFKAQRQTLLFSATMPTKIQNFARSALVKPVTVNVGRAGAANLDVIQEVEYVKQEAKIVYLLECLQKTPPPVLIFCENKADVDDIHEYLLLKGVEAVAIHGGKDQEEREYAISSFKAGKKDVLVATDVASKGLDFPDIQHVINYDMPAEIENYVHRIGRTGRCGKTGIATTFINKNQSETTLLDLKHLLQEAKQRIPPVLAELNDPMEDAELVANASGVKGCAYCGGLGHRIKDCPKLEHQKSMAISSSRRDYFGSGGYRGEI, translated from the exons atggaagaagaagatgattaTGTTGAATATATTCCCGTGGCAAAGCGTAGGGCCATGGAAGCACAGAAGATTCTTCAGCGCAAAGGGAAGTCTTCTTCCCTTGAAGAAGAGATGGAGAAATCAAAACTTGCTGAGGCCAAACCAAGCCTTCTTGTAAAAGCATCGCAATTGAAGCGAGAGCAACCTGAGATTAGTCCTACTGAGCAGATTGTGCAACAAGAGAAGGAAATGATTGAGCACTTATCAGATCGGAAAACTTTAATGTCTGTTCGTGAATTGGCAAAGGGGATTACTTATACGGAACCTTTGTTGACGGGATGGAAGCCACCTTTGCCCATTAGAAGGATGTCGAAAAATGAATGTGATGCAATTCGGAAGCAGTGGCACATTATAGTTGATGGTCTAGATATACCCCCACCAATTAAGGATTTTAAGAATATGAGGTTTCCAGAACCAATTTTGAAGATGTTAAAGTCCAAGGGTATTGTACGTCCAACTCCCATTCAGGTGCAAGGTCTTCCTGTGATTTTGTCTGGGAGGGATATGATTGGTATTGCATTCACAGGCTCAGGCAAGACATTGGTTTTTGTGCTGCCAATGATTATGGTAGCACTGCAGGAGGAGATTATTATGCCTATTGTTCCAGGAGAGGGGCCATTTGGTTTGATTATATGCCCATCAAGAGAGCTTGCAAGGCAGACTTATGAAGTGGTAGAACAGTTTTTGGCTCCCATGAGAGAGGCTGGTTACCCGGAACTAAGACCTTTGCTTTGTATAGGTGGAGTTGATATGAGATCTCAGTTAGAGATTGTGAAGAAGGGTGTTCATATTGTTGTTGCCACTCCGGGAAGGTTGAAGGATATGTtggcaaagaaaaaaatgagCCTTGACAATTGCAG GTATCTTACTTTAGATGAGGCAGATAGGTTAGTTGATTTGGGCTTCGAAGATGATATAAGAGAAGTATTTGACCATTTTAAAGCTCAACGACAGACTCTCCTATTTTCTGCCACCATGCCCACCAAGATTCAGAACTTTGCCAGAAGTGCTCTGGTAAAACCTGTTACAGTTAATGTGGGAAGGGCAGGAGCGGCAAATCTTGATGTGATTCAGGAAGTAGAATATGTGAAGCAAGAAGCTAAGATCGTTTACCTCCTTGAATGTCTACAGAAAACCCCACCTCCTGTTTTAATATTCTGTGAAAACAAGGCTGATGTGGATGACATTCATGAATACCTCCTCCTGAAAGGAGTTGAAGCAGTGGCCATTCATGGAGGCAAAGATCAGGAGGAGAGAGAGTATGCTATTTCATCCTTTAAGGCAGGAAAGAAAGATGTCTTGGTTGCAACTGATGTTGCGTCAAAGGGATTGGATTTTCCTGATATTCAACATGTCATCAATTATGACATGCcagctgaaattgaaaactatgTTCATAGGATTGGACGAACCGGAAGATGTGGCAAGACTGGCATAGCCACAACGTTTATAAACAAGAATCAAAGTGAGACGACACTTCTTGATCTGAAACATCTCTTGCAAGAAGCGAAGCAGAGGATTCCACCAGTGTTGGCTGAGCTAAATGATCCAATGGAAGATGCGGAATTAGTTGCCAATGCAAGTGGGGTTAAGGGCTGTGCATATTGTGGTGGGCTTGGTCACCGTATTAAGGATTGCCCGAAATTGGAACATCAGAAGAGCATGGCTATTTCCAGCTCTAGAAGGGACTACTTTGGGTCTGGTGGTTACAGGGGGGAGATATGA